The Filimonas lacunae genomic sequence GGAAGGTGTTTTAGGTACGAAACGGGGAAAATATGTGTATGTAATGGCTGTTCAGACACTACTGTTGTTTTTGGGTGGCTTCATCAAAGCTGTTGTAAATAGAAAACACCTTGTCTATGCGTATCAGGTGCATTAAGTTGTAAATGTCTTTCTGCAATGAGATTAAAGCAATATCGGCCTGTTTGGCTATTGCATATTTGAGACAGGAAACCAGCGCGCCCAGGAAAGAGCTGTCTATATAGGTAACTTTTTCAAAGCTGATAACCATGTGCTTTTCGCCTGCATCCAATAGCTGCGTTATTGCAGTTTTAAAGGCTTCAGCATTGTTCAGGCCTGCTTCCGCTATTTGTATAGTAACCAGTAAATGTCCATTCTTTTCTTCTGTAGCTATTATCATATGGGTTATTTTTTCTGTATAAATATGAGACTGCAATCATCCACCTGCGCTTCTTCTGTAAAGCGTTTGGCAAAAGCTGTCTTCATAAATAAAAAGCTGTTTTCACGTGCCAGTGTAGGGGTAATCAATTCAACAAAGGCATTGTAATTACTGTGTTTTCCTTGTGCATCCCTGAAATCTGTCATCCCGTCGCTGAAAATAAGCAGTATGTCGTTAGGTTGCAGCTCAATCAATTGCTCTTCATACCTGCCGTCTTTCATCAACCCCGGCAATAGCCCGCTGGAGCTTACCTGGTCAGCTTTTTGAGAAGCATGATGATAATGCAATAGGGGCAAATCTCCTGCACCCGCATATTTAATGCTGCCATTCTCATTGTCTATCATTAGCAAAGACAGGCTGGATAACACATCATGCAGCACTTCATCGTAGCAGATAACATTGTTTATTTTTTCCAGGATGCGTGCGGGTGAAAACACCTGGTCCATAATACATATCCTGATGGCAGAGCGTACATAACTCAAAAAGCCAAAGCTAAAAAACCAGGCCTGCCATTTTTTGCCCATCACATCACCTAGCACCAAAAAGGTATAACGTTCATTAATACCTATAAAGTCAATAAAATCACCACCGGGATAGTTTTGAAAAGGCTGGTGCCAGAAGTTGGTATAAAAGCCTTTTAGTTGAGGAGGAGCAGCGGGTACTGATTTTATATTCAGTGCGTGCGCAGCTTTCTTCAACTCTTCTGTATTCAGCTCCTGGGTTTTATGTACGGTGTGTATAATGTTGTCTATTTTAGACGTAAGCACCGGAAAAGGCGTTTGTTTATCAATGAAATCAACGGCTTGCATGCCCAGGCCCTCCATCACCATGCCATCGCTGGAATGGGCTGTAAGAAATACAAAAGGGATATGAGAATACCGTTTGTTGGTTAATAGCTGCTGCCGGAAATCAAAGCCATTCATGCCGGGCATTTCATAATCCGACAAAATCAACTCCGGCACCTGGTGTTCTAATAAATGAAGTGCTGCGCTGGGCGAGTTTGCCAGCATGCAGTCATAGCCAGCCCTGCTGAAATGCTTATCCAGCAGCTTTAGAAATAACTCGTTGTCTTCTACAATGAGTATTTTCTTAACGGGTACGCTTGCCATTTTTATTGTTCTTAAATACGTTTATCAAAATATATACGCCACACAGCACAATCAGCAATGCAATCACATCCATGAGTGTAACTCCGTCATCCGGCGTAAAATAAAACAGGGTAAACATCTCAAAATAAGGCGGGGCGGGCATTATAATCATACCCATGCCCAGCACAATCATAGTGGCTGCAATCAGCGCCAGCACTACTTTGCTTAGTAACGATTTCTTTATATACGCATTGGAAATATTACTATCCACCGGATGTGTGGTAAGCAGTAAACTTAAATTGTCCAGGATTTCTTCACGCGATAAGTCCGGATTATCCAGCTGCCGAAAGGCTTTCAGCGACTCTTTCTGTTGCGGGGTGTTATCTACAGCTGTGTTGAACTTTTCCTGTAGCGATTGAATAGTATCACTGTCAAGTTCTGTACTGGACAGTAGGGAAATGAGCTCATCCAGCTTCTGATTTATTTCAGAAGAGCTGTTGTTGACTTTTTGAAGGTCAAAAATTTGTTGCTCTATACCTTTCTTTGTGCCCAAGTTTAAATACTTTCACTTATCAAAGTAACTGAATTATTACATGTAAGTTTTGTTCTATGCCCTCTGTTTCTGTTATTACAGTGAATTTTAATCAGCCTGAGGTGACAGAAGCATTACTCGCTTCTATCAGGCTCAAAAATACCTTTAAGTTACTTGATATCATTGTAGTAGACAATGGTAGTACCGCTAATCCCGTACCAAAGTGGCAAATTGAATACCCGGATATTCAATTTATAAGGTCTGATAAAAACCTGGGGTTTGCCGGAGGTAACAACCTAGCTATTTTGCAGGCTAAAGGGGACTATCTCTTTTTTGTAAACAATGACACCATTTTTACAGAAGGCCTGGTAGAGACGCTTGTTGGTACACTGCAAACACATGAGCAGGTGGCTATGGTGTCACCCAAAATCCATTATTTTCAACAGCCGGGATTGCTACAATACGCAGGGTTTACCGAAATGAACTACTATACAGCACGCAATGCTTGTATAGGCCAGTTTGAAGAAGACAAAGGGCAGTATGATAATGCTACCGGCGAAACAGGGTTTGCGCATGGGGCTGCTATGATGGTAAAGCGCACGGCTATTGAAAAGGTGGGAGTGATGCTGGACAGCTTTTTCCTGTATTATGAAGAAATGGACTGGTGTGCCCGTATGAAGCAAGCTGGTTATAGTATATGGGTAAATACCAGCGCTCTTATATATCATAAAGAATCGGTAAGTGTAGGTGCTAAAAGTGCCTTGAAAGAATATTTTATGAATCGCAATCGCCTGTTGTTTATCAGGCGCAATGGCAGCTTTATACAACGCAGTTTTTTTTGGATATATTTTCTACTGGTGGTAACACCCCGTAATATATTAAGCTACCTGAAAGATAAAAAGCCGGGCTTTATAAAAGTGTTGGGAAAAGCCATCTGGTGGAATTGTACCAATCATATCAATAGTCATAAACTGGGTTATCCCGTTAAGTAATAAAATCATGTACCCTCTATTCTGGATTAGTTTATTTATCATCTTTTACGCATTCATAGGCTATGGCATTGTGCTGTATATATTCATGCGCATACGCATTGCTATCAAAGGCAGGCGTAATAAAGGGCTTAGCGAAGCAGTAACAGAATGGCCTACCGTTACTTTAATTGTTGCCGCTTATAATGAAGCGGCCTATATAGAAGAAAAGATTGCCAACACCTTGCAGCTGGATTATCCGGCAGATAAAATTCAATTTCTTTTTGTAACAGATGGCTCTACAGATGAAACGCCTGCAATGATTGCTAAGCATTCGCAAATTACATTAATGCACCAGCCGGCGAGAAACGGGAAAATTGCTGCTGTTCACCGTGCTATGCAACAGGTTACTACAGAAATAGTAGTGTTTACCGATGCCAATACTGCTTTAAACAAACAAGCTATTAAAAAGATATGCCGGCATTACCAGGATGCCAGGGTGGGTGCGGTGTCGGGAGAGAAGCGGGTTCAGATTGATGAGGTTTCTGATGCTACTGCAGGTGAAGGGGTATATTGGAAATATGAATCCAAGCTAAAAGCCTGGGATTCTGAATTGTATTCGGTAGTAGGGGCAGCAGGAGAGTTGTTTAGTGTTAAAACCGCTTTATACGAGCCGGTGCCATCCGATTCTATCCTGGACGATTTTATGATATCCCTGCTTATTGCACAGAAAGGTTACCGCATTGTATACGAACCGGATGCTTATGCTTCTGAGTCCAGCTCGGCCAGTATTGAAGAAGAATTGAAACGTAAAGTGCGTATTTCTGCCGGAGGCATTCAGTCCATTAGCAGGCTCACGGCTTTATTAAATCCATTTAAATTTCCGGTATTGTCCTTCCAGTATATCAGCCACCGTGTGCTAAGATGGACGGTGGTGCCGTTTTTAATGCTACTGGTGTTTTTGCTGAATATAGCACTGGTGGCTATGGGGGCTACGGGTATTTATCTATTACTGCTGGTGTTGCAGGTTCTGTTTTACGGTGCAGCTTTACTAGGCTGGATATTAGAAAAAAAGCAACTCCGTATGAAGCTGCTTTTTATTCCATTTTATTTCTGTATGATGAATTATGCGGTTATCGCAGGCATTCGCAGGTATTATTCCGGTAATCAAAGTGCCGCCTGGGAAAAGGCTAAAAGAAAATAAGCTTACACATTCTCTTTTTGAAAAAGGGCTGGTATTGTTTTCAGTACCAGTCTTATATCATTCATTACACTGTGGTTGCGTGCATATACATTGTCCAGCATTAAACGCTCTTCTTCCGACATTTCACCCTTACCTCTCTTCTCTACCTGCCACAGTCCGGTAATACCGGCAGGGGCCAGAAAGCGAAGTGCATATTTATCAGTGGTTAACTTCTCGGCTTCATATAAAGGAAGCGGTCTGTTGCCCACAATGCTCATATCTCCTATTACCACATTCCATAACTGCGGAAGCTCGTCAATGCTGGTATTACGCAATATCTTACCCACCTTGGTAATGCGTGGATCATTTTTCAGTTTAAAGAAAGCAGAGCCAGAAGCCGATTTT encodes the following:
- a CDS encoding STAS domain-containing protein; its protein translation is MIIATEEKNGHLLVTIQIAEAGLNNAEAFKTAITQLLDAGEKHMVISFEKVTYIDSSFLGALVSCLKYAIAKQADIALISLQKDIYNLMHLIRIDKVFSIYNSFDEATQKQQ
- a CDS encoding fused response regulator/phosphatase, with product MASVPVKKILIVEDNELFLKLLDKHFSRAGYDCMLANSPSAALHLLEHQVPELILSDYEMPGMNGFDFRQQLLTNKRYSHIPFVFLTAHSSDGMVMEGLGMQAVDFIDKQTPFPVLTSKIDNIIHTVHKTQELNTEELKKAAHALNIKSVPAAPPQLKGFYTNFWHQPFQNYPGGDFIDFIGINERYTFLVLGDVMGKKWQAWFFSFGFLSYVRSAIRICIMDQVFSPARILEKINNVICYDEVLHDVLSSLSLLMIDNENGSIKYAGAGDLPLLHYHHASQKADQVSSSGLLPGLMKDGRYEEQLIELQPNDILLIFSDGMTDFRDAQGKHSNYNAFVELITPTLARENSFLFMKTAFAKRFTEEAQVDDCSLIFIQKK
- a CDS encoding glycosyltransferase family 2 protein, which encodes MPSVSVITVNFNQPEVTEALLASIRLKNTFKLLDIIVVDNGSTANPVPKWQIEYPDIQFIRSDKNLGFAGGNNLAILQAKGDYLFFVNNDTIFTEGLVETLVGTLQTHEQVAMVSPKIHYFQQPGLLQYAGFTEMNYYTARNACIGQFEEDKGQYDNATGETGFAHGAAMMVKRTAIEKVGVMLDSFFLYYEEMDWCARMKQAGYSIWVNTSALIYHKESVSVGAKSALKEYFMNRNRLLFIRRNGSFIQRSFFWIYFLLVVTPRNILSYLKDKKPGFIKVLGKAIWWNCTNHINSHKLGYPVK
- a CDS encoding glycosyltransferase family 2 protein — protein: MYPLFWISLFIIFYAFIGYGIVLYIFMRIRIAIKGRRNKGLSEAVTEWPTVTLIVAAYNEAAYIEEKIANTLQLDYPADKIQFLFVTDGSTDETPAMIAKHSQITLMHQPARNGKIAAVHRAMQQVTTEIVVFTDANTALNKQAIKKICRHYQDARVGAVSGEKRVQIDEVSDATAGEGVYWKYESKLKAWDSELYSVVGAAGELFSVKTALYEPVPSDSILDDFMISLLIAQKGYRIVYEPDAYASESSSASIEEELKRKVRISAGGIQSISRLTALLNPFKFPVLSFQYISHRVLRWTVVPFLMLLVFLLNIALVAMGATGIYLLLLVLQVLFYGAALLGWILEKKQLRMKLLFIPFYFCMMNYAVIAGIRRYYSGNQSAAWEKAKRK